ACATTTCTCTTGGCAGCTGCCATCGTGGTTACCCCCTCGGATTGTATTGCTTTACACCCGAAGAGAACCACATGGCGGCTGTCCCTGTCAATACGCCCAGGATCCTTCCGCCGAATTTACACCACTACCTAAGACACTAACCTCTTCCTGCCCACCGAGTCCGGAAAGCCCAAGCATCCGGACTCAACGGCATGATCATTGCTTCTCGTATGTGACGCCTGCGTGCGATAGATGCCCATAGCCCATATTGGAACACCTGGTAGCCTCTCCTATACACGCCAGGAGGTCCAGCTGTCATGACACGACACGTTGCAGCACTCATACGGCAAGCCGTCAATCAACTGCCGGAGAGTTTCATCATCCTCGACAATAGTGGGGACGTGGCATTCCTCAACCAGAAGGCCATGGAGATGGACTTCGCGGAGAAGATGAACGCAAGGGCGCATCTGAACCTCGGGTGCACCGCCGGCGAGTGGGCATCAGACATCAAATCGATCCTCTGTCACCTTCGAACGAGCAACAGAAGCAATCTCACGACTACCGCCGAGGACCCCAAGAGCGGACGCGTATTTTGCAGTACGTTCTCCATGCTTCGAGACGCGAGTGGACGCCATATGGGCACAGTGGTCATGTCGAAGGAGATCGCGGCGCTCAGATACATCAGCTTTGCAGCAGCCGACTGCGCCAACCACGAGACGATGTCGCATCGACTCGGCGCGTTGCTCGTGGAATGCCTGGAGACTCTATCGGATGTACTCGATTCTCACGAGCCGTATACCCTGGGCCATTCGTTGCGAGTGCGAGACTTAGCGGTAGCTATGGCGAAGGAGCGCTGGGGCGCCTCGGCAGACCTTGAGGTAGTATCATTGGCAGGGCAGCTCCACGATATCGGCAAAGTGGCCGTTAAACCAGAAATACTGACCAAGCCCGGCAGGCTGACGGATGAGGAATGGAGCATTGTGAAAACTCACCCCGTGGTGGGTGAGCTGATTATGAAGCCAATCGCACGTCTGGGAGAAATCGCCAAAGTCATAAGGCATCATCACGAGCGATTCGACGGATCCGGATACCCCGACCACCTCGTCGGCAATGCCATCCCAGCCTTGGCCAGAATCCTCGCAATAGCAGATAGCTACGATGCCATGACCTCGGCAAGGCCGTACCGAGAGGCCATCCCGTCTTCAGAAGCTATCGAGGAGATCCAGGCAAACGCCGGCACTCTGTACGATCCAGACTGGGTGAGAGTGTTCGTGACGCTTATGAGGCGCAGCAAGGACAGCTGATCAGGCAACTGCATTTCCGCTCATCTCTGGGGGCTATACGGCTTCCCGGCCGCCTCGGGCCCGCTCGCGCTGTTCACACCCAGACTGAGAGATACCACAAACACCAGCGCCACTGCCATAATAGCAGTCAACCTGGACTTCACTTCACACCCTCCATTCCCCTCTTGTGATAAAGAACTGGATCAGCGGGCCGATGAGCACAGCCGCCGCCAGCGTGCCCACCCCTACCTTGCCTCCAAGAGCAGCCCCTACAGACACCGCGATTCCGTCAGTTACTATTCTGGCTATACCGATCTTCGTGTGAAGCAGACGGCCCATGGTGAAACCCCAGCCGTCTATGGGCCCTCTACCCAGATCAGCGTGTATGTACGCAGCTGAGCCAAGGGCCATTAGGACCATGCCTGCCAGTTGCGCCATCCACCTCACGAAAAGCCCGCCGGGAATCCCAACCACCGGGGTGAGCAGGTCGATAAACCATCCCACCAGCACAATGTTGAAAGCGGCGCCTATGCCCGGCTTCTGCTTGCCTACAAGATAGTTGGCGCATACCAACGCCAGCATCGTCAACTGAGTGACCCGACCGTTGGTCAAGCCGGTTGCATTACTCCAGCCCAGGGTGAACGCGGTCCACGGATCCGCCCCCAGGCTCGCGTGAATCATGAGCACCACTCCAAGCGCAATAATGGCCTGCGACATAGCAGCAACAGTAACCTTCCGAATCAATCAATCAGCTCCCAACACACCAGGCCCGGACGTGGGTATGCTCTCTTTTCGCATTACCTCCTTCGCCCTCTGCGCCACCGTGCGCGTGTCCACGGTGAGATGGACACCATCTTCAACAACAATGCGCCCGTCTATCATCACGAACCTCAGATCCCTTGTGGATCCGGCGAACACCAGGTTGGAGAGAAGCGCGTGCGGATCGGCGGCCGCGAGCCTGGGCGAGGACAGGTCGAAACCCACGATATCCGCCGCGGCGCCCGCAACGAGCTGGCCGACGCCCGCACCCCCGCCTGCGGTAGCCGACCCTGCATCGTAACTGTGCGCCCACCCGGCGGCTCGCGCGCCTTCGCCGGAGAATATGTAAGCGTTCTTTAACAGGATGCGCTCCGCTGGGTGTCGCGCTGGGCGCCCTGCTAGGCGTCCTGCTGGGTCCGACCTGAGCCGCACCTCCTATCCATCTTGGCTGCTGCCCGGAGAGCCATTCGGATCATGAGGTCGATTGCATGGCATATCTCATCCGAGCGCCTGATCTCTTCTCCCGTTAGGCAAATGGAGATTCCATGTAGAAGGCATCATGAGTCCGGATTACCCCGAGGTGATACGACGCGCCGAGTTCATCAGCCGCGTCGACCAGGGCGCGAACCAGGTGGAAATCGGCTACAGCTGGGTAGCTCATATCGATGTACTCGGGAGTAGTGCCGTCGCCGCGGACCGCGGCAGTGGCGATGACCAGGTCTCCCGGGTGAACATTCGGTTGCATGGCCCCGCAGGTCCCAACCCGTATCATGTTGCGCGCTCCGACCTTGATGGCCTCTTCCACCACGATTGAGGCGGCCGGCGCCCCAACTCCGGTGGATATGACCGACACGGGCACGCCCTGATATCCACCTGTGTAGGTGTCGAATTCCCTACTGGACGCCACATGCCTGGGGTTGTCCATATAGCTTGAGATCAGCTGGGCCCTCTTGATGTCGCCCGGCAGAAGAACTGAACGTCCCAGGTCGCCGGGCTTGCACTTGATGTGGTGTTGAAGCTCCATGTTCACGGCGCCTGCCTTTTCTCAACTATCAGTTTGATCTTTGGAGACTGTTGCGCTGCGTACCGTCGGGAATAGACAGATGCGCGGCCTGTGGAGTCGAGGCCTACCTGCTCTACCAGGAGAGACGCCGAGTCGGCGGGGATTGCCAGGTATCGGGCGTCGGATTCCGACATCCTAGCCGAGCTAATGCTCACATCCCACCTGACGATCCTCACTCCGGCCTCGGTGAGCAGATCATAGGTGGAGCTGATCCCGTTGGACTGCATGCGTTCGAGCGCCATGGGCACGACCTTGTGAGGGATGAAGTCCACTGAGTACACGGAAGGAACGCCTTCGATTTCCGTGACAGACTGGACTATCAGGACGCGATCACCGCGCTCCAGCCCCAGTTTGGCGCGGGCTACGGAGCCCGCTTCTTGATCATAGGCAGACACGAGCCGGTAAGTGGAAGGACTGCCTTCGGCCGCGAACAGGTCGGCAACGTCGCCTGCGCACACAAGACCGATGGCGGCAGGGCGTTTCCCTGGCCCGATCACGGTACGGCCAATGCCCCGCTGGTTGAGGATGACGCCGTCCTGTTCGAGCAGTATGAGCGCCTCGCGGAGCACATTGCGGCTCACCTTGAGCAATCGCGACAGTTCCGGCTCCGATGGCAGGCGCGAACCCACAGGCAGCTTCCCCTGGGATATTAGCTCGAGGAGCTGCTCATAGACCAGCACACGCAGGGGTTTGAAGTCCTCACGCACATGCATTGGCCGATAGCCTCCACGAATCACGCGATGCAACTGTTGCGAAGATGAAGACCAACATCAGTTGTTGGACATCCTACGCCCAATTTACCATTTCGGGCATGTCGCGTCAAGGGAAGGGGACGGGCGCGCGCGGCAGTCGGGACACGGGAGAC
This genomic interval from Clostridia bacterium contains the following:
- a CDS encoding nucleoside phosphorylase, whose protein sequence is MELQHHIKCKPGDLGRSVLLPGDIKRAQLISSYMDNPRHVASSREFDTYTGGYQGVPVSVISTGVGAPAASIVVEEAIKVGARNMIRVGTCGAMQPNVHPGDLVIATAAVRGDGTTPEYIDMSYPAVADFHLVRALVDAADELGASYHLGVIRTHDAFYMESPFA
- a CDS encoding GntR family transcriptional regulator, producing the protein MHVREDFKPLRVLVYEQLLELISQGKLPVGSRLPSEPELSRLLKVSRNVLREALILLEQDGVILNQRGIGRTVIGPGKRPAAIGLVCAGDVADLFAAEGSPSTYRLVSAYDQEAGSVARAKLGLERGDRVLIVQSVTEIEGVPSVYSVDFIPHKVVPMALERMQSNGISSTYDLLTEAGVRIVRWDVSISSARMSESDARYLAIPADSASLLVEQVGLDSTGRASVYSRRYAAQQSPKIKLIVEKRQAP
- a CDS encoding HD-GYP domain-containing protein, yielding MTRHVAALIRQAVNQLPESFIILDNSGDVAFLNQKAMEMDFAEKMNARAHLNLGCTAGEWASDIKSILCHLRTSNRSNLTTTAEDPKSGRVFCSTFSMLRDASGRHMGTVVMSKEIAALRYISFAAADCANHETMSHRLGALLVECLETLSDVLDSHEPYTLGHSLRVRDLAVAMAKERWGASADLEVVSLAGQLHDIGKVAVKPEILTKPGRLTDEEWSIVKTHPVVGELIMKPIARLGEIAKVIRHHHERFDGSGYPDHLVGNAIPALARILAIADSYDAMTSARPYREAIPSSEAIEEIQANAGTLYDPDWVRVFVTLMRRSKDS